One part of the Anopheles coustani chromosome 2, idAnoCousDA_361_x.2, whole genome shotgun sequence genome encodes these proteins:
- the LOC131264826 gene encoding calpain-A-like, which translates to MVYRDENIQEETELSFSNETDFPSVSSIKGDVFKRRNEDVEPITEKSPIEKKLFEDPDFPANSSTLYRRKGKSGKKELEWKRPKEIMANPKFVVDGFSRFDVRQGALGDCWFLASCASLANISELFGQVVPKENVEFDVDDYEGKFHFRFWRYGKWVTIVVDDRLPVNGKGKLKYGRTSTEDEFWFPLLEKAYAKLHGSYEALVGGFGGDAMVDLTGGLKKYYTLKKINPKELFTMVQRSLQQNCLIAAGTKKQPGMEKVKIFGGHEYTVTKIKPIQNDVKLICIRNPWGVGEWNGPWSDKSTTWKIVSDEKIAKLNVVKEDGEFWMDVTHFIEYFEGISICYQSPDDFAALQNKKKSSWTTVYQDGKWIRDRTAGGSDKKTFYSNPQYLITLENHMSNEVHNENSSKSGKRFNTIVGLMQKHSRALGRKKYSITLAIFPVPESIDLTQCPLPKRFFDNNKAINNAYLLANREIIFNKSLSAGKYVLVPYTREAQQEAEFFIRVISEGDITLTCMNQIDEA; encoded by the exons ATGGTTTACCGTGACGAAAACATTCAAGAAGAAACTGAACTAAGCTTTTCCAACGAGACCGATTTTCCAAGCGTTTCTTCCATCAAAGGCGATGTGTTCAAAagg CGCAATGAAGATGTTGAGCCCATTACAGAGAAATCGCCGATCGAAAAGAAGCTGTTCGAAGATCCTGATTTTCCGGCAAATAGTTCCACTCTGTATCGGAGGAAGGGTAAAAGTGGCAAGAAAGAGCTAGAATGGAAAAGGCCGAAGGAAATTATGGCCAATCCGAAGTTTGTCGTAGATGGGTTTTCTCGTTTCGATGTTCGGCAGGGAGCTCTAGGTGACTGTTGGTTTTTAGCCTCGTGCGCTAGTCTTGCCAATATTTCAGAGCTGTTTGGGCAAGTTGTTCCGAAGGAGAATGTGGAGTTTGATGTCGACGACTACGAGGGGAAGTTTCATTTTCGCTTTTGGCGGTATGGCAAGTGGGTAACAATTGTAGTTGATGATCGTTTGCCTGTCAACGGAAAAGGCAAATTGAAGTACGGGAGAACTTCCACGGAAGACGAGTTTTGGTTTCCTCTGCTGGAAAAAGCGTATGCTAAGCTTCACGGTTCATACGAAGCGTTGGTAGGCGGGTTTGGAGGAGATGCGATGGTCGATCTTACTGGTGGGTTGAAAAAATACTACACTCTCAAAAAGATAAATCCAAAGGAGTTATTCACCATGGTTCAACGATCCCTACAACAGAATTGTTTGATTGCTGCTGGTACCAAAAAACAACCAGGAATGGAGAAAGTTAAAATTTTCGGCGGACACGAGTATACCGTCACGAAGATTAAGCCGATCCAGAACGATGTGAAACTTATTTGTATTCGTAATCCTTGGGGTGTAGGTGAGTGGAACGGACCGTGGAGTGACAAATCCACCACGTGGAAAATAGTGAGTGACGAAAAGATTGCAAAGCTCAACGTAGTGAAAGAAGACGGCGAGTTTTGGATGGATGTAACGCACTTTATCGAATATTTTGAAGGAATTTCGATATGTTATCAGTCGCCTGATGACTTTGCTGCATtacagaacaagaaaaaatcatCCTGGACAACGGTCTACCAAGATGGCAAGTGGATTCGTGACCGCACGGCTGGTGGCTCGGATAAGAAAACTTTCTACAGCAACCCTCAATATCTTATTACCCTGGAAAATCACATGTCCAACGAGGTTCACAATGAAAACTCAAGCAAATCCGGGAAGCGCTTTAACACAATTGTAGGTTTAATGCAAAAGCATAGTCGCGCTTTgggcagaaaaaaatattccattaCACTCGCCATCTTCCCGGTGCCAGAAAGTATCGATCTAACGCAGTGCCCATTGCCAAAAAGATTCTTTGATAACAACAAAGCCATCAACAATGCTTACCTTCTTGCGAATCGCGAAATTATCTTCAACAAGTCGCTGTCAGCTGGCAAGTACGTTTTAGTGCCGTATACCCGGGAAGCACAGCAGGAGGCCGAATTTTTTATCCGAGTTATTTCAGAAGGTGATATCACGCTGACATGTATGAATCAGATAGATGAAGCTTAA